In a genomic window of Leisingera caerulea DSM 24564:
- a CDS encoding CpsD/CapB family tyrosine-protein kinase, which yields MKHFAISGACGATPAHGPLTGLEVDEDGMSEHGYKRFRRRRATAAATPPAAGGTGTEAAPQMAAPGAPPQAQLPARLPEPWDRIRQVPFDPVAQRAARLPLVSRFRVSPAAKSFDLLRTRLLHTLKARGWKRVAVTAPAAGCGTTFSAVNLALSLARVPDSRTVLMDLNFRRPGMARALGMEAQGDLGAFLSGSARMEDHLLRPLPQLAVGLNQTADQDAAELLHSSSCAEALDGLMLRSGADTALFDLPPVLEHDDTAAFLPQVDAVLLISDGTRTTAAQLAACEKMLAGHTELLGVVLNRARSTDSPLN from the coding sequence GTGAAGCATTTTGCAATATCAGGGGCGTGTGGCGCCACCCCGGCGCACGGCCCGCTGACAGGACTGGAAGTCGATGAGGACGGCATGAGCGAGCATGGCTACAAGCGGTTCCGCCGCCGCCGCGCGACGGCGGCTGCCACGCCGCCTGCCGCCGGCGGCACCGGCACTGAAGCGGCGCCGCAGATGGCGGCGCCCGGCGCACCGCCGCAGGCGCAGCTGCCGGCCCGCCTGCCGGAGCCTTGGGACCGGATCCGTCAGGTGCCATTTGACCCGGTGGCGCAGCGGGCAGCGCGGCTGCCGCTCGTCAGCCGGTTCCGCGTCTCGCCCGCGGCCAAGTCTTTTGACCTGCTGCGCACCCGGCTGCTGCACACCTTGAAGGCGCGCGGCTGGAAGCGGGTGGCGGTAACAGCGCCCGCGGCGGGCTGCGGCACCACATTCTCGGCGGTCAATCTGGCGCTCAGCCTGGCCCGGGTGCCGGACAGCCGCACCGTTCTGATGGACCTGAACTTCCGCCGCCCCGGCATGGCCCGGGCCCTGGGGATGGAGGCGCAGGGTGATCTGGGCGCCTTCCTGTCCGGCAGCGCCCGGATGGAGGATCACTTGCTGCGCCCGCTGCCGCAGCTGGCAGTTGGTCTCAACCAAACCGCGGATCAGGATGCCGCGGAACTGCTTCACAGCAGCAGCTGCGCCGAGGCTCTGGACGGCTTGATGCTGCGCTCGGGAGCCGATACCGCGCTGTTCGACCTGCCGCCGGTGTTGGAGCATGACGACACCGCCGCTTTCCTGCCGCAAGTGGACGCGGTGCTGCTGATCTCCGATGGCACCAGAACAACTGCCGCGCAGCTCGCGGCTTGCGAGAAGATGCTGGCAGGCCATACAGAGCTTCTGGGCGTGGTGCTGAACCGGGCCCGGAGCACAGACAGCCCGCTGAACTGA
- a CDS encoding GumC domain-containing protein produces the protein MGPIYSLGDFWDMVQRRLFTIACIFVLGCLASLWFAASQQHEYETAEVLQITQPQIAGELAKSTVEGSSARRMQLIEQRLMARGTVVEVIEKFGLYADMEALTQLQKVALLRKSVRITGVAAAREGFADDGTISVLTITARMPTAEQAQQVASEFGRRTIELSVATRIDQARETLSFFAGKEAALADQLAALEDEIAAYRNENDVTLPGTIEFRRAEIAALNEGLLEIARERIEIRRAADQAQATERPATARRMQEEAEQQLATLDAQEQLLTRRRAGLEASLQTTPEVERRLGAYDRRLEQLQAELAQMTARRNEAEVGFRLETGRQAERLTVLEPAPLPDYPVTGARKTKALMGAAASLLAALLAAFLQELRQPALRTAEQMERETGLVPVVSIPVMDTRPPRRGLLDLLRRRS, from the coding sequence ATGGGGCCAATTTACTCGCTTGGCGATTTTTGGGACATGGTGCAGCGCAGGCTGTTCACCATCGCCTGCATCTTTGTCCTGGGCTGCCTTGCATCCCTCTGGTTTGCCGCCAGTCAGCAGCACGAGTACGAAACTGCCGAGGTTCTGCAGATCACCCAGCCGCAGATCGCCGGCGAGCTGGCCAAATCCACGGTCGAGGGCTCCTCCGCCCGCCGGATGCAGCTAATTGAGCAGCGCCTGATGGCGCGCGGCACGGTGGTGGAAGTGATTGAGAAATTCGGCCTCTATGCGGATATGGAGGCGCTGACCCAGCTGCAGAAAGTGGCGCTGCTGCGCAAGTCGGTTCGGATCACCGGGGTTGCCGCCGCCCGCGAAGGCTTTGCCGATGACGGCACCATTTCGGTGCTGACCATCACCGCCCGGATGCCCACCGCCGAACAGGCGCAGCAGGTCGCCAGCGAATTCGGCCGCCGCACCATCGAACTCAGCGTCGCCACCCGCATCGACCAGGCGCGTGAAACGCTCAGCTTCTTTGCCGGCAAGGAAGCCGCGCTGGCCGATCAGCTTGCCGCGCTGGAGGATGAAATTGCTGCCTACCGCAACGAAAATGACGTGACTCTGCCGGGCACCATCGAATTCCGCCGGGCTGAAATCGCGGCCCTGAACGAGGGCCTCCTGGAGATCGCCCGCGAACGCATCGAAATCCGCCGCGCCGCAGATCAGGCCCAGGCCACTGAACGCCCCGCCACCGCCCGCCGGATGCAGGAAGAAGCGGAGCAGCAACTGGCGACGCTGGACGCGCAGGAGCAGTTGCTGACCCGCCGCAGGGCCGGGCTCGAGGCGTCCTTGCAGACCACCCCGGAAGTTGAACGCCGGCTGGGCGCCTATGACCGGCGGCTGGAGCAATTGCAGGCAGAGCTTGCGCAGATGACCGCCCGCCGAAATGAGGCGGAGGTCGGCTTCCGTCTGGAAACCGGCCGCCAGGCCGAGCGTCTGACGGTGCTGGAGCCGGCGCCGCTGCCGGATTACCCGGTGACCGGCGCCCGCAAGACCAAGGCGCTCATGGGGGCCGCGGCCAGCCTGCTGGCTGCGCTGCTGGCCGCCTTCCTGCAGGAGCTGCGCCAGCCGGCGCTGCGCACCGCCGAACAG